A window from Spiroplasma endosymbiont of Aspidapion aeneum encodes these proteins:
- the def gene encoding peptide deformylase, with amino-acid sequence MKFNKPYYFKQLEKPSNSWLFKDTNKEVIRKQSRNVMNVEILNDDEIICMNKLIDFVKYSQDENENIEENNNDYLRPAVGLAAPQIGVNKNLFYIRIDNHEEKPLKEIAAVNAKIISKSVQICAIKVGEGCLSVDNDQKGIVPRNFKIEVEYWDQLKNEHIFETLRGYEAIVFQHELDHINATLYYDHINKEEPFKMEHDWFLI; translated from the coding sequence ATGAAATTTAATAAACCATATTATTTTAAACAGCTGGAGAAACCATCTAACTCATGACTATTTAAAGACACCAACAAAGAAGTGATTAGAAAACAGTCTAGAAATGTTATGAATGTAGAAATTCTTAACGATGATGAAATTATTTGTATGAACAAATTAATTGACTTTGTAAAATACTCTCAAGATGAAAACGAAAATATTGAAGAAAATAATAATGACTATTTAAGACCGGCTGTTGGTCTTGCTGCACCTCAAATTGGAGTAAATAAGAATTTATTTTATATAAGAATTGATAATCATGAAGAAAAACCCTTAAAAGAGATAGCCGCTGTAAATGCAAAAATAATATCTAAAAGTGTACAGATTTGCGCGATCAAAGTGGGAGAGGGGTGCCTAAGTGTTGACAATGATCAAAAGGGAATAGTTCCAAGAAATTTTAAAATAGAAGTTGAGTACTGAGACCAATTGAAAAATGAACATATTTTTGAAACACTACGAGGGTATGAGGCAATTGTCTTTCAACATGAACTTGACCATATTAATGCAACGCTATATTATGATCATATTAATAAAGAAGAACCGTTTAAAATGGAACACGATTGATTTTTAATATAA
- the rsmD gene encoding 16S rRNA (guanine(966)-N(2))-methyltransferase RsmD: MCYNYINKKGNMRIISGKHRGKLLHTLEGKSTRPTSSRVKEDMFNILNNYIIFKGKVSLDLFAGSGALSIEGISRGIKKAYINDISPQAIEVIKKNLSMLKEDIYQIMMYDWNICFNYIKEKVDVIYFDPPFAEHNYYYQFLEFIDSHDVLNKYGLVSIQSEFDLPIESVSLEILRKKVYKNKYYYLLRKV, encoded by the coding sequence ATGTGTTATAATTATATAAATAAAAAAGGAAACATGAGAATTATATCTGGAAAGCATCGTGGTAAATTGTTGCATACTTTAGAGGGGAAAAGTACTAGGCCCACATCATCTAGAGTTAAAGAAGATATGTTTAATATTCTTAATAACTACATTATCTTTAAAGGGAAGGTTAGTTTAGACTTATTTGCAGGAAGCGGAGCATTATCAATAGAAGGTATATCTAGAGGAATAAAGAAAGCTTATATTAATGATATTTCTCCACAAGCTATTGAAGTAATAAAAAAAAATTTATCGATGTTAAAAGAAGATATTTATCAGATTATGATGTATGATTGGAACATTTGTTTTAATTATATTAAGGAAAAGGTTGATGTTATCTATTTTGACCCACCATTTGCAGAGCATAATTATTATTATCAATTTCTTGAGTTTATTGATAGCCACGATGTTCTAAATAAATATGGTCTCGTATCAATACAAAGTGAATTTGATTTACCAATAGAAAGTGTTAGTCTTGAAATACTAAGAAAGAAGGTTTATAAAAATAAATATTATTATTTGTTAAGGAAGGTATAG
- the gmk gene encoding guanylate kinase produces the protein MKKGKIIIVSGPSGVGKGTVNKALLEEKDLKLVTSVSMTSRPSRPGEIDGVNYHFVSRETFEEHIKNNNFLEYVEFIGNYYGTLRQTVYETIIKGDNVVLEIDVVGANKIIRSEKSEDLVSIFLTPPNLKHLENRLRGRGTETEAIIRQRLNKALLEIPLKHNYQYAVILDTIENTISKIRDILLKENCLEEDYKNSYYYKMTSKIEKILKEKYMFFIDNWYDNIKSIGHNIDKNLNLFNYMRVLLAERIYKYILANTLFANVFRDEFIQKYVEKYILDFNFYSIDQSEFTESHDL, from the coding sequence ATGAAAAAAGGAAAAATAATAATAGTCTCGGGTCCTAGTGGAGTTGGTAAGGGAACGGTTAACAAAGCGCTTTTAGAAGAAAAAGATTTAAAACTTGTTACTTCTGTCTCGATGACATCTCGACCATCTCGACCAGGTGAAATTGATGGTGTTAATTATCACTTTGTAAGCCGTGAAACATTTGAGGAACATATTAAAAATAATAATTTCCTTGAATATGTTGAATTTATTGGAAATTACTATGGCACACTTAGACAAACGGTTTACGAAACAATAATAAAAGGGGACAATGTTGTTTTAGAAATTGATGTTGTTGGTGCAAATAAAATCATTAGATCAGAAAAATCAGAAGACTTGGTTTCAATATTTTTAACCCCCCCAAATTTAAAACATCTTGAAAACAGGTTACGCGGACGCGGAACTGAAACAGAGGCAATAATAAGACAAAGATTAAATAAAGCGTTACTAGAAATACCATTAAAACATAATTATCAATATGCTGTTATTCTTGATACAATTGAAAATACAATTTCTAAAATAAGGGATATTCTTTTAAAAGAAAATTGTTTGGAAGAAGATTATAAAAATAGCTACTATTATAAAATGACTTCAAAAATTGAAAAAATATTAAAAGAAAAATATATGTTTTTTATTGATAATTGGTATGACAATATAAAATCTATTGGACACAATATAGACAAGAATTTAAATCTTTTTAATTATATGCGCGTTTTGTTGGCCGAAAGAATTTATAAATATATTCTTGCAAATACACTTTTTGCAAATGTTTTTAGAGATGAGTTTATTCAGAAATATGTAGAAAAATATATTCTTGATTTTAACTTCTATAGTATAGATCAATCTGAGTTTACTGAAAGTCATGATTTATAG
- a CDS encoding transcription antitermination factor NusB — MIYSRLTIQKILCNVLIKDKHSNSELNNLAKLDIYSKRDFSFITKIVYGVLERKILFDFLINDIIKKSTKINLKIWIYIFLYEVYYLNKNKALVANVIVDIVKKQRYTYYNFLNAIFRKISSSNIINKDIPSLKIKYSISDSLYLLLRSNFSKEEIETIAKGWFQSKKITFRIKEDDPKVVKKLMEEGDRFNILQNNKYKFCYEANSDIFKSDFLNSGHIYFQDLQGMLAVEILNPTKNKKIWDMCCAPGGKLLHIYDKVKDQSKIYATEINEKKSIILKENITKWGCKNINLQMTDALNFNESNFDYILLDAPCSSTGTINKNPEVKLKTINKDSFNNILDLQKKLLLKAATSISKNGTLIYSTCSILKQENSQQIEYIIKLFPNLKLIKDYIWLGPEYNNCGFYIAHLIKE, encoded by the coding sequence ATGATTTATAGTAGACTAACAATACAAAAGATTTTATGTAATGTCCTTATTAAGGACAAACATTCAAATTCTGAACTAAATAATTTAGCAAAACTTGATATATATAGTAAGAGAGATTTTTCTTTCATTACAAAAATAGTATATGGTGTTCTTGAAAGAAAAATACTTTTTGATTTTTTAATAAATGATATTATAAAAAAATCTACTAAAATAAATCTAAAAATATGAATTTACATTTTTTTATATGAAGTATATTATTTGAATAAAAATAAGGCATTGGTTGCAAATGTGATTGTAGATATAGTTAAAAAACAAAGATATACATATTATAATTTTTTAAATGCTATATTTAGAAAAATTTCAAGCTCTAATATTATTAATAAAGATATTCCAAGTTTAAAAATAAAATACAGTATAAGCGATAGTTTATATTTGCTCTTAAGAAGTAATTTCTCGAAAGAGGAAATAGAAACTATTGCAAAAGGATGATTTCAAAGTAAAAAAATAACTTTCCGAATAAAAGAGGATGATCCTAAAGTAGTTAAAAAATTAATGGAGGAAGGTGACCGTTTTAACATTCTTCAGAACAATAAATATAAATTTTGTTATGAAGCTAATAGTGATATCTTTAAATCGGATTTTTTAAATTCCGGACACATATATTTTCAGGACTTACAAGGTATGCTTGCTGTTGAAATATTAAATCCAACCAAAAACAAAAAAATATGAGACATGTGTTGTGCTCCTGGGGGAAAATTATTACATATATATGATAAGGTGAAAGATCAATCAAAAATATATGCAACAGAAATTAATGAAAAAAAATCAATTATTTTAAAAGAAAATATCACCAAATGAGGATGTAAAAATATAAATCTCCAAATGACAGATGCTCTCAATTTTAATGAAAGTAACTTTGATTATATATTATTAGATGCCCCCTGTTCATCTACCGGTACAATAAACAAGAATCCCGAGGTTAAATTGAAGACTATCAATAAGGATAGTTTTAATAACATATTAGATTTACAAAAAAAATTATTATTAAAAGCTGCTACTTCTATTTCTAAAAATGGAACACTAATATATTCTACTTGTTCCATTTTAAAACAAGAAAATAGTCAGCAAATTGAATATATTATTAAGTTATTTCCTAATCTAAAACTAATTAAGGATTATATTTGGTTAGGACCAGAATACAATAATTGCGGATTTTACATAGCACATTTAATTAAAGAATAA
- the ftsY gene encoding signal recognition particle-docking protein FtsY, producing the protein MGFWANLKEKHNQKKEEKKHYKENKSNLAFGKEIKKLSKKHRKLDNEFFEDLEALLIGTDMGVKMTIKISNNVQKRMKKNSTFEDIKEILVEEMYDSYNDSGKWVKKLNYVDGRINIFIIVGVNGVGKTTSIAKLANFYSKQGKKVLIAAGDTFRAGAVEQLQEWVDKRLTNVDLVKGSKPNQDPASVVFDAIEKAKKEKYDLLLIDTAGRLQTKQNLMKELEKIVEIIHRLDKKSPHERLLVIDSTTGQNGINQALKFSEATDVTGIILTKTDGTSKGGIALAIKDSLNIPVKLIGTGETVDDLEEFNLNEYVYDLAKGFMDDEINE; encoded by the coding sequence ATGGGTTTTTGAGCAAATTTAAAAGAGAAACATAACCAAAAAAAGGAAGAAAAAAAACATTATAAAGAAAATAAATCAAATCTTGCTTTTGGAAAAGAAATAAAAAAACTAAGCAAAAAACATAGAAAACTTGATAACGAATTTTTCGAAGATTTGGAGGCACTTTTAATTGGAACCGATATGGGTGTTAAGATGACAATTAAAATTTCAAATAATGTTCAAAAAAGAATGAAAAAAAATTCAACATTTGAAGATATTAAGGAAATATTAGTTGAGGAAATGTATGATTCTTACAATGATTCTGGTAAGTGAGTTAAAAAATTAAATTATGTAGATGGAAGGATTAATATCTTTATTATTGTTGGGGTAAATGGTGTTGGAAAAACTACTAGCATTGCAAAGCTAGCTAATTTTTATTCTAAACAAGGTAAGAAAGTTTTAATAGCAGCCGGAGACACATTCAGAGCAGGTGCTGTTGAACAATTGCAAGAATGAGTTGATAAAAGATTAACTAATGTAGATCTTGTCAAAGGTTCTAAACCCAATCAAGATCCCGCTAGTGTAGTGTTTGATGCAATTGAAAAAGCAAAAAAAGAAAAATATGATTTATTACTTATAGACACAGCGGGTCGTTTACAAACTAAACAAAACTTAATGAAGGAATTAGAAAAGATAGTTGAAATTATTCATCGATTAGATAAGAAATCACCTCATGAAAGATTACTTGTAATTGACTCTACAACAGGGCAAAACGGTATTAATCAAGCACTTAAATTTTCAGAGGCAACTGATGTAACGGGAATCATTCTTACAAAAACGGATGGAACAAGCAAAGGTGGTATTGCACTAGCAATTAAAGATTCATTAAATATACCAGTTAAACTAATAGGTACTGGTGAAACTGTCGATGACCTTGAGGAATTTAATTTAAATGAGTATGTATATGACTTAGCTAAAGGATTTATGGATGATGAAATAAATGAGTAG
- a CDS encoding sigma factor-like helix-turn-helix DNA-binding protein — protein MSSLDFKRKDYYNQIYDYYKLMLTHKQKQYFELYFQNDYTLEEIAEQFNVTKSAIHDSISKVTKILDSLEENIGQYKRVKNIKLILRSFEKGDISKFQMIKQIEEEL, from the coding sequence ATGAGTAGTTTAGATTTTAAAAGAAAAGATTATTATAATCAAATTTATGATTATTATAAATTGATGTTAACTCACAAACAAAAACAGTATTTTGAATTATATTTTCAAAACGATTATACCTTAGAAGAAATTGCAGAACAATTTAATGTGACAAAATCAGCTATTCATGATAGCATATCTAAGGTCACTAAAATTTTAGATTCACTCGAAGAAAATATCGGTCAGTATAAAAGGGTTAAGAATATTAAATTAATATTAAGATCATTTGAAAAAGGAGATATTAGTAAGTTTCAGATGATTAAGCAAATAGAAGAGGAACTTTAA
- a CDS encoding TIGR00282 family metallophosphoesterase — protein MNILVIGDIFAKPGRMAISQLLPNLIKENKIDFIIANGENICHGKGINIKSYDLLIKENIDVITSGNHIFKNKEVDELFKNYKNILRPANWYKGVPGHGSVLVEKNNIKIRVTNIMGKVFMDYCNNPYEAMDKIIALNDWDIHIVDFHGEASAEKIAFAYNYDGVISGVVGTHTHVQTADNRILPKGTGFITDIGMTGCYESIIGADIASILEKEKFNKTISIKPAKGNFQLCGVILAFKNNILNTIKRINIKSM, from the coding sequence ATGAATATCTTAGTAATTGGAGACATCTTTGCAAAACCTGGAAGAATGGCAATATCCCAATTGTTGCCAAATTTAATTAAAGAAAATAAAATAGATTTTATAATTGCAAATGGAGAAAATATTTGCCATGGTAAGGGAATAAATATTAAGTCATATGATTTGTTAATCAAAGAAAATATTGATGTAATTACATCCGGGAATCATATATTTAAAAATAAAGAAGTTGATGAGTTATTTAAGAATTATAAGAATATTTTAAGACCTGCAAATTGATATAAAGGTGTACCCGGTCATGGTAGTGTCTTAGTTGAAAAAAATAACATAAAAATAAGAGTGACAAATATTATGGGAAAAGTGTTCATGGATTATTGCAATAATCCATATGAGGCTATGGATAAAATTATCGCTCTAAATGATTGAGATATACATATAGTTGATTTTCATGGGGAAGCTTCGGCTGAAAAAATTGCTTTTGCATATAATTATGATGGGGTTATATCGGGTGTTGTTGGTACACATACACATGTGCAGACAGCAGATAATAGAATATTACCAAAAGGGACAGGATTCATTACAGATATAGGTATGACAGGGTGTTATGAATCGATCATTGGAGCAGACATTGCCTCAATATTAGAAAAAGAAAAATTTAATAAAACAATATCAATTAAACCTGCAAAAGGAAATTTTCAATTATGTGGGGTCATATTAGCTTTTAAAAATAATATATTAAACACAATAAAAAGAATCAATATTAAATCTATGTAA
- the metK gene encoding methionine adenosyltransferase gives MKNLFTSEAVSEGHPDKLCDQISDAILDECLLQDVNSRCAVECFFSNELLVIGGEISTMAKINYEKIARDIIKNVGYDDSTIGVDYRTVEIIINISTQSPDISQGVDRVNEIGAGDQGMMFGFAINETESLMPYPIMIANDLVHIATKLRKKGIFKFAKPDMKSQVTIDYTNKANPRIDTILMSVQHDKNYDKNIFEKFIKDNIMKVIALRYNLNTDYSVLINPTGKFVIGGPKGDTGLTGRKIMVDTYGGFSRHGGGAFSGKDYTKVDRSASYMCRYAAKNIVAAGIADCIEIQVSYAIGVSKPIAIYFETFGTNKISNEVISNILKTEFDFSVGGLINYLDLKNVGYLRTSKYGHFGKKEFPWEKLDMNNKLIKYL, from the coding sequence ATGAAAAATTTATTTACAAGTGAGGCTGTTTCTGAAGGTCACCCAGATAAACTTTGTGATCAAATATCAGATGCTATATTAGATGAATGTTTACTTCAGGATGTTAACTCTAGATGTGCAGTAGAGTGTTTTTTTTCTAATGAATTATTAGTAATTGGTGGAGAAATATCAACAATGGCTAAAATAAATTATGAAAAAATTGCTAGAGATATTATTAAAAATGTAGGATATGATGACTCAACGATAGGTGTTGATTATAGGACAGTGGAAATTATTATTAATATTAGCACTCAATCTCCAGATATTTCTCAAGGTGTAGATAGAGTAAATGAAATAGGGGCGGGAGATCAGGGAATGATGTTTGGTTTTGCGATAAATGAAACAGAATCATTAATGCCATACCCTATTATGATTGCGAATGATTTAGTTCATATTGCTACAAAGTTGCGAAAAAAAGGAATCTTCAAATTTGCAAAACCAGATATGAAATCACAAGTAACCATTGATTATACAAATAAAGCTAACCCTAGAATCGACACAATATTAATGTCTGTCCAACATGATAAAAATTATGATAAAAATATTTTTGAAAAATTTATTAAAGATAATATAATGAAGGTTATTGCACTAAGATATAATTTGAATACTGATTATTCTGTATTAATTAATCCAACAGGAAAATTTGTTATTGGTGGGCCAAAAGGAGACACAGGTCTCACTGGCAGAAAAATTATGGTAGATACTTATGGCGGATTTTCACGTCATGGGGGAGGAGCATTTTCAGGAAAAGACTACACAAAAGTAGACCGAAGCGCATCATATATGTGCAGATATGCTGCTAAAAATATTGTTGCAGCTGGTATTGCAGATTGCATAGAAATCCAGGTCAGTTATGCAATAGGTGTATCTAAACCCATTGCAATTTATTTTGAAACTTTTGGAACTAACAAAATAAGCAATGAGGTCATTAGCAATATTCTTAAAACAGAATTTGATTTTTCTGTTGGTGGTTTAATAAACTATTTAGACCTAAAAAATGTCGGATACTTAAGAACCAGCAAATATGGGCACTTCGGTAAGAAAGAATTTCCTTGGGAAAAACTTGACATGAATAATAAGTTAATAAAATACTTATAA